CGAGGACTAagtaggcagggctggatgtgcgcacgctaacccgaggaccttatttTTTCGCACATCATGTTTACGAGTTAGGATAGATTATGGATATTTTCATACTCTgccatttttatatgttgatggttgTCATGATTTTTGTATGTTTGACTTTTGAATCACGATGTTCGACCGTCTAGGGTTTGATGTTTTGGGAATATTTTTAACTGCAATATTTTTACCAGTATTTGAATatccttattttaaaatgtgtgtttTAAGCAGTTATTGCATGCATGCTTGtaaatgtttatttcaaaatttatcttttgaaaaaaaaatagtagcagacgtttcattaaTATTGGTGTTGGCACAGTATCTTAGAAGTCATCAAAACTagcatgcattgctagatcgACTATGAAATCTGAATTCATAGCAATATACAAGGCTGCAGAAGAAGTATGATGACTTCGTAATTTTCTGGAAGATATCACATGTTGGACAAGTCCAGTGCCTACAATAAACaacaatttttaatataatccAATCTCTTTCTAATGTGGCAACTTTTATCCCTAATAGTCTCGATGCTATATTAATAAGTATACTTGCACAACATTTTGAGTATATGAAGTCAATTAATTATAGATGTTAAAGAAATTTCTAAATtgtaacatatttttcatgcgcAATGGCGAAGCCAAAGATGCTCCTCccctaaaatttaattttccggcatatacatacatacatatatatatatatatataattaaaatagattaaaaatataatttggtcACCTACATTTGAAAACCCTTATAAATTTGTTGGTTAATTCGATGAAATTGAAATTCTATTATTGATAGGAacactatattattattattattattattaatgacGAGTAATATAAAATGTAGGTTTCATTGAAAGTTGTCACGCACAAATTGGGAGAAGGGACTTAACTTGTTCACACGCATTTGGTCGCCTCATTGTCAGTCTGCTCAAATCCATTTCATCTTTCGTGTGCTCACGCACCTTCATCCACACTCATTATTTCAtacatgtttttaaaatttcaaattcctccaatctttttttattattgtaagTAAAATTATAAGTAATTCAGCTAATACAAATTTTATGGCACAAGTGTAATTTTATCAACATTTGGATCAATTTCTTGTTTACGTTAGACATTTTCAATATCTCGGTgacacaaatctttatctgtgagactggTCGATCATGCCgatgttcacaataaaaagtaatactcttagcataaaaaagtaatacttttttatggatgacccaaataagatattcgtctcacaaaatacgacacgtgagaccgtctcacacaagtttttgtcgtaCAATTTTCATCGTTTAACAGTAAATAGAAAAGTAATACCTATGTTTGATTTCATTAATTGCTAGCAAgctattaagaaaatttttcgTGCTAAAAATCAGAcattaatttaattttcaattaactTTGTTTCGCTAGAATCATGCTGACATATAGGTAGTAACTTAATAATAGATCCAAGAAACCAAAATTGACTTGGACGGATGAGGTGCGTAAAGATACATGGAGCCTACGTAGCAAAATTATAATTTGACACTTGGAAACAATAATCTCATGGATCATttgtttcaaaaaataataagaatagGTTTTGTATGAGACGATCctacgaatctttatatgtgagacggataaatcctatcgatattcacaataaatagtaatacttttagtataaaaaataatattttttcatggataacccaaataagatattctcTCGTAAAATACGACACGTTTGACCGTCTCACGTAAATTTTTGTCAATTAATAAATCATTATGGAAgcaaaaaatgaagaagaagagGGGAGAAACAAAATTAGAAGATTATACAGTTGGCTAATTGCATGATTACTCTGAAATTGCTTGATTTGAACGCATCACCACACTCTATAAATAGTTTGATCGATACATGTGAAGGCAATCTCGAACTTGACGTAGCAGAGTTGTCTTCAGTTGGCCGTTCATAATTCTGATCACCTgtgttttttggtgaaaaagaTTGATTTTTTAATCACACTGAGTGTGTGATGACACCCTTCCAACCACCGTCTGCCGCCAAACGCCCGCGGAGGCGCGTCGGCCTAACCCTCCCTCTTCCCAATCGCGACACTTCGCTTGCGGTTCCCCTCCCTCTTCCGCCCGCATTCTCTAACTCTCAGCCTTTGCAGTATTCCGAGCTGGAGCGTGTGAGCAGGATTGGTAGCGGCGCAGGAGGTACTGTCTACAAGGTTCTCCACCGTCCCTCTGCCAAGTTCTACGCACTTAAAGTGATGTACGGCCACCACGAAGATGCCGTGCTCGTTCAGATATGCCGCGAAATCGAGATTCTCCGTGACGTCGACAATCCCAACATCGTCAAATGCCACAACCTCTTCGATCACAACGGGGAAGTTCAAGTTCTTCTGGAGTATATGGACAGAGGATCTCTGGAGGGTACACGCATCTCCCATGAACCCTCTCTATCTGATCTCACCCGACAGGTTCTCTCCGGATTGCACTACCTTCACAAGCGCAGAATCGTTCATCGTGACATCAAACCCTCCAACTTGCTGATAAATTCACGCAGAAACGTAAAGATAGCTGATTTCGGCGTGTCCCGGTTCTTATCTCAAACGTTGGACCCTTGTAATTCGTCGGTCGGAACAATAGCGTACATGAGCCCGGAAAGAATTAACACTGATCTTAATCACGGTAAATATGACGGATATGCCGGTGATATATGGAGTTTGGGAGTCAGCATTCTTGAATTTTACTTGGGAAAGTTTCCGTTTTCCGTTGGACAGCAAGGAGATTGGGCTAGTCTAATGTGTGCCATTTGTATGTACCATCCGCCGGAGGCTCCCGCCTCCGCGAGCAGAGAGTTTCGAGATTTTATCGCTTGTTGCCTTCACAGAGATCCCACGAAGCGATGGACCGCTGCAAAGCTGTTGCGGCATCCTTTTATCACGCTGCATGTGTCGCCTGGGAGTATAAGTAATTAATTTGGGGATTTTCTTTGTACTTCTATGCCGGTTTACGGATAGTTTTCTTGCTATATTTACGTTGGGTACATGATAGATCAATCTTGAAACTATTATCAACATCGGTCAATTCTTGCTTCTTTCATTCGGGACTAATTGGACTTTTGATCATAAGTTTGCAACCACCTCTATCCAATTCAATGAAAAGTTGCAATTTGGTGATGGTGGTGAAGAAGCAAACTCAATGTGACAGAAACTTGATTGGCGGCTTGATACATTTTAGGCATACTCGACCTGGTTTATATAGCATTTTGGTTGGAGTAGTATCCATATTTATGTACTCTCCTACAAAGCCTCACCATGGAACCACAATGAGAATTTGGCTTATCATTGAAGGACAAAACAGAATGATCCCCGGGTTCATTTTATcatagatttgatatcagaaaggACTTGTTACCTTATAATTATGTAGTGTACATGAATAAGTAGCTGAAAATCTTGCAAAACCCCTTTACTTCAAGAAGTATGTTTATTTGTTAATACCTTGTGATTCATCTTACACTAAAGTTTCAAGTTTGAAACAATGTCTTAGGTTCGAGACTCTGCTGTAACAAACGTCTCCCATattaaatagtaaaaaaaaGTACATCTATTCCACAAATTTCAACTTGTAGCTTTGGAATAAGGGGGAGTGATAACATTGATTCAAAGAAAATAATAGACTCACACctaaatgtttcaattttttttttttggttgattaatttatattatagaGCTAATAAAGTCTATTtgcagtaaaaaaaaattattttaagatatTATTGTTCAAGTTGTAAACATATAACTTTTCAATCCTAAAGTAAATGAATAACATGAGTGATTcttcttaaaaaaattatacctCATTTTCTTATCTTTGATTCCTCTGTTTTAGTACAAGGACACTGCCTTCTAACTGCTCTTCCAATCAGACGTGAGGTAGGGACCCGTTGCGGCAGATTCCTAATTGGGCTCTCTGTTGCTTGTCCGTCAAGCCTTTTTCTCTATTGATGGATATGTATATATTGTGTATACAAGGgaaaaaatcaataataataacaaattgttgtattttaataatgaaaaaattagtacatattttaatatttactcTACAAACTAATTATTCGACCCATGAACTTCctaaagatatatatatatatacgctAGAAAAGTGCACGTGCTTTGCACGTGAGCAACTAAATTGCTGGAAATATAAGtacgaaattttgataatatttaaatgaattaaaatatggctAATAGCATTTATTAATTGAAACAAACCAAACCACAAAATCAAAAAATCATGACCAAAGACGGTATAAGAATCGGAGAAGTTATCTTATCCACATGACACACTTTTCAATATACTTCTTTGTTGATTTTGATAACTCAACAACTCTTTGTCATAGTTTGTTATAATATACATATAACCATTTTGGTATACTCAGCAAGTATATAATCGTCTTTAACatctattatgttatttaaaatcTTCATCTGGGATCTGACATGCTCGTAGTTTACTTCCCTATCAGGACGTTTTTTCGTTTTTCTACATTTTTTTTATCCAGTAATCTTATtttccaaatatttattttattgttgaatgatttttcagtttttgacaatcatcaactataactcataagaataaatgttgttTTTAGTCGTGATTGGTTTTTACTTATGACTAAAAATATGTATAACCTATATATTCTTCAACACATAACCAATGAATGGTGCTGTAATTTCTTCAAACATTGTGATATttgtaatatcatttttatatatttagtatcaatattatcaacatatagctatacgtttaataaatttttaacaattatttcTCAATCAATGTTAgaaaaaaacttgaaaatctTTTCAAATGACTATATCTTAGAACTGTGTCATCGTTTAATTTGACGCAATTCAGAAAAGTCGTTTCGTTCGTcattttttagaagatttggaacaaTGATTGCGTGAATCATATCATAGGGATGATATAGTTTCAATCTCATAAATAAAACTAATTTTATTCTATcgaatttaaattttgttttataatattttatatattgtggaacgacatacaaaattaattattgtattttaaaaatcttgagaaGGACAAACGTaattaagatatatatatatatatatatatatatatatatatatatatatatatatgagatatcattcaaatatatatatcaaagtatTTGTCTTATTCAATATCTCATCTAATAATACAACTCTTTATATTTCATGAGCATCTTATAATatacaaaattaatttgatgaaatattgtataattCAATTTAAATTTCACTATTCAGCTAAGTGAATTTATTTGGCTAGTAGTTCTATATGTTACCATCATATATCTCATGAATTAGTTTGTTAGCCACTTTAACTAAAAAAATAGACAAAAACAACCTCTTAGCCACATCGAAATCTATCGAGATAATTTTAGAAGAAATAAAGTGCAACTGGCTCAATTTCCCAATTTACTAAAAATGTACAAAATTGATATATTGTGTCCACAAAGCTTTAGAATTTTCTCATACCATTAAAAATAGAATGAGAATTatacacaatttttttaaatgtatttctttttctgaatgaaattttttttctttttgtttattctttgagaaatattgatattttatatgGCATCAATATGTTGCAAACCATGAAGTACCAACATAATCACTATATAACCCTTAAAGGTTTACACATAtaattttccaattttttcttcatTGTGCTGCgttgaaatttaaatatgaatcaTTCTTGATCTTAATATTTTGCTTTATATACGCcttcaaatatatatgtatatgtttcatGTCACTTAGTTAGACCTAATTTCAAATATCTAAAAAATGTGTTTGAATTATATCATACAGAAATAGGAACATAGTAACACgcaacattattttttttaacatgttttTTTCGTCCACTATGTTtgttataaattttttgttcaaaatttgattcaTTTCTTAACTACATGTATGAAGAaccaataaattatataattcaCAGAAATCATATATTACCCTCTTCTAGAACATAAGACCCAAAATATGTGGCTTTGATTGGTGTACTCTCATacatattttcatataaacaacaaGACAAATAATagaatatcagaaaaatcaattgcCGCCAACAATACTAaacaaaatgaatttaaaaaattcatgaCACAAACAACCTCCATAACAAAATGATAACTCAaagttcaaaaataatttatttagtacaaTAACAAAGAAATTGAAGTATATACGAGCAACAAAAAGCAATTACTCTCAAATTAAATACCAACTcatattattcaaaatttttataaatttttcaatactttttttcaaataaagagaAGGCGCCTTATTAACGTCAAGGTTTCATTaatattttactttttaaaaaaacacacaTAGGAAAAAAtggtgcttcaaaatcatcatGAAAAATCCTTTAATAAAACcttaagaaataaaaatataatacgaAGTCACACAATTTTCCTtaaatcaaagaaaaatattagacaGTTGACAAAATATATCTGGCAACGACAAAACATACGTTAACTTGTGAtacaattaaaatttagaatcaTTCATAATCATTTAATTATAACAAAATCGTATGCAAAAAATATACTTAATATTATCTCTTTTAACAATTTATTCATGTTTGTCGTCCACCAGAGGACTCATAGatccaataatttttttagttcACCTATTAATTTCACAATAAATAAtactacaaaaataatataatcaagcacataaaaactcaaattcaaataccttcaatcaatttaaataaaaaaatttgaatagagaatataataatgttgtaaaaattttgaataCTGATTTATAGACAGAAGTCTGAAAATACATTTGtcccaataaataaaaaaatattatctctttATATTATGAGAAAACGAAGAAACATTtcatcatttttaatattttctaagtcGTTACAAACTAAGTAATCTAAATAAACtgaaaacatgcattatgtgtgaaacgtctgccctttttattgcttaaaaagtactagaatttttttttaaacactcaaatttcggccatgacatataacacatgaaaatatttttataaaaatattttaccctttaaaataaaatctcaaccagctagcattttaaaaatcaagtgcaatagtcataaaagaAAATCGTCAAATTTTTTAGCAaccctaaaaagcaataagtttgaaaaatatagctcatactaaacctctcaaaaatcgctcaaaaagcataaataaatagtcttaaaatctttaacataaatcataagtcataatcgtAATTGcgaaaaaagtagaagcgctggtcctcgggttgtgtgcgccttcagtccagtcaaatcacccgtcaagacctccctcaacctcacctgcatcccacctaatgagtctaaagactcaacacaccataatcttgttaacaagtaatacgtaatacaatcaacatataacagtgaaaaatacttgtacttaaaatatcgttttcatgaagatacatgaacttcaaacatgaacattttcgtaaactttttatgatgcatgaactttaaataggaacattttcataatgatgcatcaactttaagtataaacattttcatgacatgcataacataaaccttaacatttcatttttcctcaacatggcataacataaacatttttcatgatcataaacattttttcttttcctttgttaaattcagatcgttaattgtgactttcctcatcatgacataaacctcaaaagtcgatggatccatctacatgaaaccgcagtactaggcggcgggggacaccagcaacactctcaccggtcaactgggccctggcctatcctcatcgaatagaaatacgatcgtcggggctccctctggggccttctcccctcacgatattcccattcttacctcaaacctcatatcctcatatcctcatattcgtaataatggaaacatgatcgtcgggctcccactgggactgtcgccctcacgatatctccaatattagcgaattagtcacaatcatttcacttccttcaacgttttacattctcattactttataaaaatcatgcatagcATAACATTTTtacttttgaaaccaagcatgcaacacgttttttaaatgtcaacattaaatcataaaaattcatggacatttaaataaatcataatttaatcatgaacatctcataaacattaaaaaatattcataatatcataaaataacatttagggcactgccatgacatttactaatttttggggtaaaaagaccgttttacccctggacttgacaatttacgtttttgacttttttcatgatttcatgactctaacatgtcccaaatatttatttaagcttaaattaatttttccataattttatttagcttaaatattagacttaATCATTTATCtttgattaattgttttgacggtgttttaatcccgaaaaatcccaaactttaatataaaattcataaattctaaatttagcctttttatattattttagcccttatgaaccatgactcgacccccgtgagccgttttttcaatttttcttagttA
This sequence is a window from Primulina tabacum isolate GXHZ01 chromosome 17, ASM2559414v2, whole genome shotgun sequence. Protein-coding genes within it:
- the LOC142531117 gene encoding mitogen-activated protein kinase kinase 5-like, which encodes MTPFQPPSAAKRPRRRVGLTLPLPNRDTSLAVPLPLPPAFSNSQPLQYSELERVSRIGSGAGGTVYKVLHRPSAKFYALKVMYGHHEDAVLVQICREIEILRDVDNPNIVKCHNLFDHNGEVQVLLEYMDRGSLEGTRISHEPSLSDLTRQVLSGLHYLHKRRIVHRDIKPSNLLINSRRNVKIADFGVSRFLSQTLDPCNSSVGTIAYMSPERINTDLNHGKYDGYAGDIWSLGVSILEFYLGKFPFSVGQQGDWASLMCAICMYHPPEAPASASREFRDFIACCLHRDPTKRWTAAKLLRHPFITLHVSPGSISN